A genome region from Marinobacter panjinensis includes the following:
- a CDS encoding aspartate aminotransferase family protein, whose amino-acid sequence MNREPVSRELFDEVMVPNYAPGSVIPVRGEGSHVWDQEGKEYIDLAGGIAVTCLGHSHPGLVSALMDQAEKIWHLSNVMTNEPALRLAKTLCDLTFAERVFFANSGGEANEAAFKLARRYAWEHFGPEKNEIIAFKNAFHGRTLFTVSVGGQPKYLEGFEPAPGGIHHADFNDLESVKKLISKDKTCAVVVEPIQGEGGVMPADAEFLKGLRQLCDDNDALLVFDEVQSGVGRTGHLYAYQMYGVTPDILSTAKGLGGGFPVAAMLTTEKVATSLAVGTHGSTYGGNALACAVAQRVIDTVSQPDILKGVAARSDRLRKGMMDIGERYGIFSEVRGSGLLLGCVLTDEWKGKAKEFLNAGLAEGVMVLIAGPNVVRLAPSLIIPEPDIDEALARFEAGVKKVCGQ is encoded by the coding sequence ATGAACAGAGAACCCGTCAGCCGTGAATTATTCGATGAGGTAATGGTCCCCAACTACGCACCCGGGTCTGTGATTCCCGTGAGGGGGGAAGGCTCCCACGTGTGGGATCAGGAAGGTAAGGAGTATATCGATCTGGCGGGTGGTATTGCGGTGACCTGTCTGGGGCATTCCCACCCGGGCCTGGTGAGTGCGCTGATGGATCAGGCCGAGAAAATCTGGCACCTGTCCAATGTGATGACCAACGAGCCGGCGCTGCGGCTGGCAAAAACCTTGTGTGATCTTACCTTTGCCGAGCGGGTGTTCTTCGCCAACTCCGGTGGTGAGGCCAACGAGGCCGCCTTCAAACTGGCCCGTCGTTACGCCTGGGAGCACTTTGGCCCGGAAAAAAACGAGATCATCGCCTTCAAAAACGCCTTTCACGGCCGCACCCTGTTCACTGTCAGCGTGGGTGGCCAGCCCAAGTACCTGGAGGGTTTTGAACCGGCGCCAGGCGGTATCCACCACGCCGACTTCAATGACCTGGAATCGGTGAAGAAGCTGATATCCAAAGACAAAACCTGTGCCGTAGTGGTGGAGCCGATCCAGGGTGAGGGTGGGGTTATGCCCGCTGATGCGGAGTTCCTCAAGGGCCTGCGCCAGCTTTGTGATGACAACGATGCCCTGCTGGTGTTTGACGAGGTTCAGTCCGGCGTTGGCCGTACTGGCCACCTGTACGCCTATCAGATGTACGGGGTAACGCCGGATATTCTCTCCACAGCCAAGGGCCTCGGCGGGGGCTTCCCGGTGGCGGCCATGCTCACCACTGAAAAAGTCGCCACAAGCCTGGCTGTCGGCACCCACGGCAGTACCTATGGTGGCAACGCTCTGGCCTGTGCCGTTGCCCAAAGGGTGATTGACACCGTCAGTCAGCCAGACATTCTCAAGGGTGTCGCCGCGCGTTCCGACCGGCTGCGCAAGGGCATGATGGACATCGGCGAGCGTTATGGCATCTTCAGTGAAGTCCGTGGCTCCGGCCTGCTGCTGGGGTGCGTGCTTACCGATGAGTGGAAAGGCAAGGCCAAGGAATTTCTCAATGCCGGCCTCGCCGAGGGTGTGATGGTGTTGATTGCCGGACCCAATGTGGTGCGGCTGGCGCCGTCGCTGATTATTCCCGAGCCGGATATTGACGAAGCGCTGGCCCGGTTTGAGGCCGGTGTCAAAAAGGTTTGCGGACAATAA
- a CDS encoding exonuclease domain-containing protein: MKKNIRTLDSATFAFLDIETTGGNNSHDRITEIGIRFWRSGQIVGEWQTLVNPETRISPFIQSLTGITDAMVADAPVFAEISEELESRLKDTIFVAHNARFDYGFIKGEFRRLGLLFSAKVLCTVKLSRKLYPGFRRHNMDALIERHGLDQVQRHRAMGDVSAMLAFFEQALAEKGTQAMDEAIAELLQRPSIPSNLPVDVLQDLPRGPGVYRFYGENDVLLYVGKSTDIAQRVASHFSGDHGSSRGVRMSESLRRVDWTETAGELGALLLELKQIKQLKPLFNRRSRAAKNLVSIELANNTDGYLQARLVREIEPHRLGDYFGLFRSKRDAEKALSGIAVRNDLCNKLLGLEPDHEGPCFQRTLGRCKGACEGGEDVTRYNLRVQIAFHALRLKTWPWKGSVGIVEHNSKTGKTDILVVFNWMHVATLDSVGELDNLSLQGQAVNFDLDSYKLLVKALIGRDGRSLKVVELDAVGAPDVLMP; the protein is encoded by the coding sequence ATGAAAAAAAATATCCGTACTCTCGACTCCGCCACTTTCGCTTTTCTCGATATCGAGACCACTGGTGGCAATAATTCACACGACCGGATTACCGAGATCGGTATCCGCTTCTGGCGTTCGGGGCAAATCGTCGGCGAGTGGCAGACTCTGGTCAATCCGGAAACACGTATTTCTCCCTTTATTCAGAGCCTGACCGGAATCACTGACGCCATGGTTGCAGACGCGCCGGTGTTTGCCGAGATCTCCGAAGAGCTGGAGTCCCGGCTGAAAGACACCATTTTTGTCGCCCACAACGCCCGTTTTGACTACGGCTTTATCAAGGGTGAGTTCCGGCGGCTGGGTCTACTGTTTTCTGCGAAAGTGCTTTGCACCGTCAAGCTGTCCCGCAAGCTCTATCCCGGGTTCCGGCGCCACAATATGGATGCGCTGATCGAGCGCCACGGCCTTGACCAGGTTCAGCGACACCGGGCAATGGGGGACGTGTCCGCCATGTTGGCGTTTTTTGAGCAGGCGCTGGCGGAAAAAGGCACGCAAGCGATGGATGAAGCCATTGCTGAACTGCTGCAGCGGCCGAGTATTCCCTCCAATCTGCCGGTCGATGTGCTGCAGGACCTTCCCCGCGGGCCGGGGGTCTATCGTTTCTATGGTGAAAATGACGTTCTTCTCTATGTAGGTAAAAGTACTGACATCGCCCAGCGTGTGGCCTCCCACTTCTCTGGTGACCACGGTTCCAGCCGTGGTGTTCGCATGTCGGAGAGCCTGCGGCGGGTGGACTGGACAGAAACTGCTGGCGAGCTGGGCGCGTTACTGCTTGAATTAAAGCAGATCAAGCAGTTGAAGCCGTTGTTCAATCGTCGCTCCCGTGCCGCCAAGAACCTGGTGAGCATTGAGCTTGCGAATAATACCGACGGCTACCTCCAGGCCCGGCTGGTTCGGGAAATCGAACCTCACCGGCTTGGTGATTATTTCGGTTTGTTCCGCAGTAAGCGGGACGCGGAAAAGGCCCTCAGCGGCATTGCGGTAAGGAACGACCTCTGCAACAAGCTGCTGGGCCTGGAGCCGGATCATGAGGGCCCTTGCTTTCAGCGTACTCTGGGCCGCTGTAAAGGCGCCTGTGAAGGTGGCGAAGACGTTACCAGGTACAACCTCAGGGTGCAGATCGCATTCCATGCGTTGCGCCTGAAGACCTGGCCCTGGAAGGGGTCGGTAGGGATTGTGGAGCACAACAGTAAAACCGGGAAGACCGATATTCTGGTGGTCTTTAACTGGATGCATGTCGCCACGCTGGACAGTGTGGGTGAGCTGGACAATCTGTCGTTGCAGGGCCAGGCCGTCAATTTTGACCTGGACTCCTACAAACTGCTGGTCAAGGCTCTGATAGGCCGGGATGGCCGGTCGCTGAAGGTTGTGGAACTGGATGCGGTGGGCGCACCGGATGTGCTCATGCCCTGA
- the aceE gene encoding pyruvate dehydrogenase (acetyl-transferring), homodimeric type → MYQDDDPIETSEWLDALESLIEQEGVDRAKYILERLSERASRDGTELPYSITTPFRNSIPVTQEARMPGDLFMERRIRSLIRWNAMAMVLRANQRPGELGGHVSSFSSAATLYDVGFNYFFHGGDEKRESDLVYFQGHSSPGIYARSYLEGRFDEAQLDKYREEVDGNGLSSYPHPWLMPDYWQFPTVSMGLGPIQAIYQAHVMKYLHSRELIDMGDRKVWCFVGDGECDEPETLGSISVAGRENLSNLIFVVNCNLQRLDGPVRGNGKIIQELEGVFRGAGWNVLKVVWGRMWDPLFEKDEDGLMQRVMDEAVDGDLQNFKSNGPAYTRKHFFGKYPELSKMVDNLTDEDINKLNRGGHDPYKVYAAYHHAIHNNGGRPTVILAHTIKGYGFGSAGEAQNTAHSLKKLDIEQLKAFRDRFAVPLKDEELKDVPYYRPAPDSPEIVYMNKRRKELGGFYPKRRKDCQPLQAPSLDTFKTLLDGSNGREISTTMAFVRLLTALTKDKRIGKRIVPIVPDEARTFGMEGMFRQLGIYTSEGQKYVPEDREQIMYYKEDKKGQVLEEGINEDGSMAAWMAAATSYSTNNFPLIPFYIFYSMFGFQRVGDLAWASGDIQARGFLIGGTAGRTTLNGEGLQHQDGHSHILAQTIPSCKAYDPAYGYEMAVVVQHGIKEMFEDNQNVFYYLTMENENYEQPAMPKDKKVEEGIIKGMYQIESVETKGKKKSPRVQLLGSGAILNEVRSAAQLLKDDFGVASDVWSVTSFNELARDGLHIERWNRLHPDDTAKKAYVTQCLEKQQGPVVSSTDYIKLLSEQIRAYIPKTYLTLGTDGFGRSDTREKLRSHFEVDRYYVAVTALAALARDGEIKEDVVLEAMRKYGIDRNKTNPVLS, encoded by the coding sequence ATGTACCAGGACGATGATCCCATAGAGACCAGTGAATGGCTGGATGCGCTGGAGTCTCTGATCGAACAGGAGGGCGTTGATCGCGCCAAGTACATTCTTGAAAGGCTCTCCGAACGAGCCAGCCGCGACGGCACCGAGTTGCCCTATTCCATCACTACACCGTTCCGCAATTCCATTCCGGTAACCCAGGAAGCCCGAATGCCGGGCGATCTGTTCATGGAGCGCCGTATCCGCTCGCTGATCCGCTGGAATGCCATGGCCATGGTGCTGCGGGCGAATCAGCGCCCGGGTGAGCTGGGCGGGCACGTGTCGTCATTCTCCTCGGCAGCCACACTTTATGATGTCGGCTTTAACTACTTCTTCCACGGCGGTGATGAAAAGCGGGAATCGGACCTGGTTTATTTCCAGGGCCACTCCTCACCCGGTATTTACGCCCGTTCCTACCTGGAGGGCCGCTTTGATGAAGCGCAGCTGGATAAATACCGGGAGGAGGTCGATGGCAATGGTCTGTCTTCCTATCCCCACCCCTGGCTGATGCCGGATTACTGGCAGTTCCCCACCGTGTCCATGGGCCTCGGCCCGATCCAGGCCATCTATCAGGCCCACGTGATGAAGTATCTGCACAGCCGCGAGCTGATCGACATGGGCGATCGCAAAGTGTGGTGCTTTGTCGGTGACGGCGAATGCGACGAGCCGGAAACCCTGGGCTCAATCTCTGTGGCCGGCCGTGAGAACCTCAGCAATCTCATCTTCGTGGTCAACTGCAACCTGCAGCGCCTGGACGGCCCGGTAAGGGGCAATGGCAAGATTATCCAGGAGCTGGAAGGCGTCTTCCGCGGTGCCGGCTGGAACGTGCTGAAAGTGGTTTGGGGCCGCATGTGGGATCCGCTGTTCGAGAAAGACGAGGATGGCCTGATGCAGCGGGTCATGGATGAAGCCGTGGACGGTGACCTGCAGAACTTCAAGAGCAACGGTCCGGCCTACACCCGCAAGCACTTCTTCGGGAAATACCCGGAGTTGTCCAAGATGGTGGACAACCTCACCGACGAGGACATCAACAAGCTCAACCGTGGTGGTCACGACCCCTATAAGGTCTATGCGGCCTATCACCATGCCATCCACAACAATGGCGGGCGGCCGACGGTGATCCTGGCTCATACCATCAAGGGTTACGGTTTTGGTAGTGCGGGCGAAGCCCAGAACACGGCACACTCCCTGAAGAAGCTCGATATCGAGCAGCTCAAGGCCTTCCGTGACCGCTTTGCGGTGCCACTGAAAGATGAAGAGCTCAAGGACGTGCCTTACTACCGCCCGGCGCCGGACAGTCCGGAAATTGTCTACATGAACAAGCGCCGGAAGGAACTGGGCGGCTTCTACCCCAAGCGCCGCAAAGACTGCCAGCCGCTGCAGGCGCCGTCGCTGGACACCTTCAAAACGCTGCTGGACGGCTCCAATGGCCGTGAGATTTCCACCACCATGGCGTTTGTGCGCCTGTTGACGGCACTGACCAAAGACAAGCGTATCGGTAAGCGTATTGTTCCCATCGTGCCGGACGAGGCCCGTACCTTCGGTATGGAGGGCATGTTCCGCCAGCTGGGTATCTATACCTCGGAAGGCCAGAAGTACGTGCCGGAAGATCGTGAACAGATCATGTACTACAAGGAAGACAAGAAAGGTCAGGTCCTTGAGGAGGGGATCAACGAGGATGGTTCCATGGCGGCCTGGATGGCAGCGGCCACTTCCTACAGCACCAACAACTTCCCGCTGATACCCTTCTACATCTTCTATTCCATGTTCGGTTTCCAGCGTGTGGGCGACCTTGCCTGGGCGTCCGGTGACATCCAGGCGCGTGGTTTCCTGATCGGCGGTACCGCCGGGCGTACCACGCTCAACGGCGAAGGCCTGCAGCACCAGGACGGCCACAGCCACATCCTGGCCCAGACCATTCCCAGCTGTAAGGCGTACGACCCGGCCTACGGCTACGAGATGGCCGTGGTGGTTCAGCATGGCATCAAGGAAATGTTTGAAGACAATCAGAACGTTTTCTACTACCTGACTATGGAAAACGAAAACTACGAACAGCCCGCGATGCCGAAAGACAAGAAGGTGGAAGAGGGCATCATCAAGGGCATGTACCAGATTGAATCCGTTGAAACCAAGGGCAAGAAGAAGTCCCCACGGGTTCAGCTGCTGGGTTCCGGTGCCATTCTCAACGAGGTGCGCTCGGCGGCGCAGCTGCTGAAGGATGACTTCGGCGTGGCCAGTGATGTGTGGAGCGTTACCAGCTTCAACGAGCTGGCCCGCGACGGCCTGCACATTGAGCGCTGGAATCGCCTGCACCCGGACGACACCGCCAAGAAGGCGTACGTCACCCAGTGCCTGGAGAAGCAGCAGGGGCCGGTGGTGTCTTCCACCGACTACATCAAGCTGCTGTCTGAGCAGATTCGCGCCTACATCCCCAAAACCTATCTGACCCTGGGCACCGACGGCTTCGGCCGCAGTGACACCCGCGAGAAATTGCGGAGCCACTTCGAGGTGGATCGCTACTACGTGGCGGTGACCGCGCTGGCGGCTTTGGCACGGGACGGTGAGATCAAGGAGGACGTGGTTCTCGAAGCCATGCGGAAGTACGGAATCGATCGCAACAAAACGAACCCGGTGCTGAGCTAA
- the aceF gene encoding dihydrolipoyllysine-residue acetyltransferase has translation MSEQEIKVPDLGGADEVEVIEILVSKGDSVEEEDPILTVESDKASVELPSPGAGKITKITVKVGDKVKEGDVVAMMEASGDAGGSDDAKGAGEEASSAKDEKAEDTSEDKAEDKAEEKKPAPKKSGGSRKETVKVPALDGFDNVPVIEINVSEGDEIEADDPLVTVESDKATMEIPSPYAGKIGKILVSEGDKISEGLDLVEMTVVEGGGEGAEESGEEDASSESAKSSGDDKPESKAESKGKSEEPKPEPSSATYEPPTPGAKVHAGPAVRKLAREFGADLARIKGSGPKHRILKDDVQAYVKSQLQQTQQGSTVAGGGGAGIPGVKLPDFSQFGEIERESMSRMMFATANNMQRSWLNVPHVTQFEDADITDMEDFRKSQKAAGEKKGVKMTPLPFLLKACATALAELPQFNVSLDMDRKEVVRKQYIHIGIAVDTPNGLMVPVIRDVDKKGLWELAAESAELAQKARDKQLKPAEMQGACFTITSLGGIGGTAFTPIVNTPEVAILGVSKAAMKPVWDGKGFQPRLLLPLSLSYDHRAVNGADAARFTSLLSQLLGDIRSLLL, from the coding sequence ATGAGTGAGCAGGAAATCAAGGTTCCGGATCTCGGCGGTGCAGACGAGGTCGAGGTCATCGAAATACTCGTCAGCAAGGGGGATTCGGTTGAGGAAGAAGATCCGATACTGACGGTAGAGTCCGACAAGGCATCGGTTGAGCTGCCATCGCCGGGCGCTGGCAAAATCACCAAAATTACCGTCAAGGTGGGGGACAAGGTCAAGGAAGGCGACGTTGTTGCCATGATGGAAGCCAGCGGCGATGCCGGTGGTTCGGATGACGCCAAGGGCGCTGGCGAAGAGGCCAGCTCCGCCAAGGACGAAAAAGCCGAAGACACGTCGGAAGACAAGGCCGAGGATAAAGCCGAAGAGAAAAAGCCGGCGCCGAAAAAATCCGGCGGTTCCCGGAAGGAAACCGTGAAGGTGCCAGCGCTGGACGGTTTCGACAATGTACCGGTGATCGAGATCAACGTCAGCGAGGGCGATGAGATCGAAGCGGACGACCCGCTGGTCACCGTGGAGTCCGACAAGGCCACCATGGAGATTCCTTCTCCCTATGCCGGCAAGATTGGCAAGATCCTGGTGTCCGAGGGCGACAAGATCTCCGAAGGCCTTGATCTGGTTGAGATGACCGTTGTGGAAGGCGGTGGTGAGGGCGCAGAAGAGAGTGGCGAGGAAGACGCCTCTTCTGAATCAGCAAAGTCCTCAGGTGACGACAAACCCGAAAGCAAAGCCGAGTCGAAAGGCAAGAGCGAAGAGCCAAAGCCAGAGCCGTCATCGGCAACCTATGAGCCGCCTACCCCGGGTGCCAAAGTCCACGCTGGCCCGGCGGTGCGCAAGCTGGCCCGCGAATTCGGTGCTGACCTTGCCCGTATCAAAGGCTCTGGCCCGAAACATCGCATCCTCAAGGACGACGTTCAGGCCTACGTGAAGAGCCAGCTGCAACAGACGCAGCAGGGCAGCACGGTGGCCGGTGGCGGTGGTGCCGGTATTCCCGGCGTGAAGCTGCCGGACTTCAGCCAGTTTGGTGAGATTGAGCGTGAATCCATGTCGCGCATGATGTTTGCCACGGCCAACAACATGCAGCGCAGCTGGCTGAACGTGCCCCACGTGACCCAGTTCGAGGATGCGGACATTACCGATATGGAAGACTTCCGCAAGTCGCAGAAAGCGGCTGGCGAGAAGAAAGGTGTGAAGATGACACCGCTTCCGTTCCTGCTGAAGGCCTGTGCCACCGCGCTGGCGGAATTGCCGCAGTTCAATGTGTCGCTGGATATGGACCGTAAGGAAGTGGTCCGCAAGCAGTACATTCATATCGGGATTGCGGTGGATACGCCCAACGGGCTGATGGTGCCGGTGATCAGGGATGTGGACAAGAAGGGGCTATGGGAGCTTGCGGCGGAAAGTGCGGAGCTGGCCCAGAAGGCCAGGGACAAGCAGCTCAAACCGGCGGAAATGCAGGGTGCCTGTTTTACCATCACCAGTCTGGGTGGTATCGGAGGCACGGCGTTTACGCCGATTGTGAACACGCCGGAGGTGGCGATTCTTGGTGTGTCCAAGGCGGCGATGAAGCCGGTCTGGGATGGCAAGGGTTTCCAGCCGCGGCTGTTGCTGCCGCTGTCGCTGTCCTATGATCACCGGGCGGTGAACGGGGCGGATGCTGCCCGGTTTACTTCCCTGTTGAGTCAGCTGTTGGGGGACATTCGGTCCCTGCTTCTTTAA
- a CDS encoding DcaP family trimeric outer membrane transporter: MQSNKLRMAIRSTAAVAILGVAAQANAVSFETGGYETDIYGYARLGASYDIDSNQALSTRSGSYAGLVNNDDAPDGHFGADAYQSRIGLKTVTPAGVTVNIEGDFRGSGGGSLRLRHAYGSYNGVLMGQTWSNFTSFVGNTATLDFDSLPGAAGYQSRTAQMRYTTGPFSVSLEDPQASIIGATAVTDPGFVVGTDTDGDPVYVGRTTASTQKQSLPALTARMEDSSGGLSYSAAVLAHQVGYDDGSSDESSMGFATFVAAKMALSDMITVQGSLSYTDGANSYLYRSGENFGAASAYVDPASGDVETISGFGGTVGAGFNLGAGRSINIGYGLVEVDWDDAQDDGVAVAGQSETNSAVMANYKWTPAQDVTMGVEYQFLKRENVSGDDGDASRILFAAQYNF, encoded by the coding sequence ATGCAAAGCAACAAACTGAGAATGGCAATTCGATCAACGGCTGCAGTAGCAATTCTGGGGGTCGCTGCGCAGGCAAACGCGGTCAGCTTCGAAACTGGCGGCTACGAAACTGACATCTACGGCTACGCCCGTCTTGGTGCTTCTTACGATATCGATAGCAACCAGGCACTGAGCACCCGTTCAGGTTCCTATGCGGGCCTTGTAAACAACGACGATGCGCCAGATGGCCACTTCGGCGCTGACGCGTACCAGAGCAGGATTGGTCTTAAAACAGTAACACCGGCAGGCGTTACAGTTAACATTGAAGGTGACTTCCGTGGTAGCGGTGGTGGCTCTCTTCGCCTGCGTCATGCTTATGGTTCGTACAATGGTGTTCTGATGGGCCAGACCTGGTCTAACTTCACCAGTTTCGTTGGCAACACCGCAACTCTGGACTTTGACTCCTTGCCAGGTGCTGCCGGTTATCAGTCCCGTACTGCCCAGATGCGCTATACTACAGGGCCATTTTCTGTATCACTGGAAGATCCTCAGGCCTCAATCATTGGGGCGACCGCTGTAACGGATCCTGGTTTCGTTGTTGGAACTGACACAGATGGCGATCCGGTATATGTAGGACGGACAACAGCATCGACACAAAAGCAGAGCCTGCCAGCACTCACAGCCAGGATGGAAGATTCCTCAGGTGGGCTATCATATTCTGCTGCAGTCCTCGCGCATCAAGTAGGTTATGACGACGGCTCAAGTGACGAAAGCTCGATGGGCTTTGCCACCTTTGTCGCAGCCAAGATGGCACTGAGTGACATGATCACTGTTCAGGGCTCCCTCAGCTACACCGATGGCGCCAACAGCTATCTGTACCGTTCAGGTGAAAACTTCGGTGCAGCCAGCGCCTACGTTGATCCGGCATCCGGTGATGTGGAAACCATTTCTGGCTTTGGTGGAACGGTTGGTGCAGGCTTCAACCTGGGCGCTGGCCGCAGCATCAACATCGGCTACGGTTTGGTCGAAGTCGATTGGGATGACGCTCAGGACGATGGCGTAGCTGTTGCCGGTCAGAGCGAAACCAACTCAGCCGTCATGGCCAACTACAAGTGGACGCCGGCTCAGGACGTCACGATGGGGGTTGAATATCAATTCCTGAAGCGTGAAAACGTCAGTGGCGACGACGGCGATGCAAGCCGCATCCTGTTTGCCGCTCAGTACAACTTCTAA
- a CDS encoding KamA family radical SAM protein gives MNSIVTFPNRIPTAEFEERRFKVYTDRQLDKIDVIQNLPEETLFEMKVVASVLPFRVNEYVINELINWDKVPNDPIYQLVFPQKGMLKDEHYERMAKMHRDGADKKEIQAVAKEIRDELNPHPAGQMEMNMPELNGEVLDGVQHKYRETVLFFPAQGQTCHSYCTFCFRWAQFVGDKDLKMASTEAEKLHGYLQEHTEVSDLLVTGGDPMVMKTKHLVQYLEPLLQPELDHIQTIRIGTKALTFWPYRFVTDKDADELIDLFARLVDAGKHVAIMAHYNHWQEITTDIAEEAIRRLRATGAEIRAQGPLIKHVNDNADDWAKLWNKEVQLGIIPYYMFVERDTGAKNYFEVPLVEAFHIYREAMKQVSGLARTARGPSMSAGPGKVEVQGITEINGEKVFVLRFIQARNPDWVQRPFFAKYSETATWLHELEPALGEEKFFFEDEFEEMKKGNN, from the coding sequence ATGAACTCCATCGTCACGTTCCCGAACCGCATCCCGACTGCCGAGTTCGAAGAGCGGCGCTTCAAGGTCTATACGGACCGCCAGCTCGACAAGATCGACGTTATCCAGAACCTCCCGGAAGAGACCCTGTTCGAGATGAAAGTGGTAGCCAGCGTGCTGCCTTTCCGGGTCAACGAATATGTCATCAATGAACTGATCAACTGGGACAAGGTGCCCAACGACCCCATCTATCAGTTGGTGTTTCCCCAGAAAGGCATGCTGAAGGACGAGCATTACGAGCGCATGGCAAAAATGCACAGGGACGGCGCCGACAAGAAAGAGATCCAGGCAGTGGCGAAGGAAATTCGCGACGAGCTGAACCCGCATCCCGCTGGCCAGATGGAAATGAACATGCCGGAGTTGAACGGCGAGGTTCTGGACGGCGTGCAGCACAAGTACCGGGAAACCGTGTTGTTCTTCCCTGCCCAGGGCCAGACCTGCCACTCCTACTGCACCTTCTGCTTCCGCTGGGCACAGTTTGTGGGTGACAAGGACCTGAAGATGGCCAGCACCGAAGCTGAAAAGCTTCACGGTTACCTGCAGGAGCATACCGAAGTCAGTGACCTGCTGGTCACCGGCGGCGACCCCATGGTGATGAAGACCAAGCACCTGGTCCAGTATCTGGAGCCGCTGCTACAGCCGGAGCTTGACCACATCCAGACCATCCGAATCGGCACCAAGGCCCTCACCTTCTGGCCATACCGCTTTGTGACCGACAAGGACGCAGACGAGCTGATCGACCTGTTTGCCCGCCTGGTCGATGCGGGCAAGCACGTAGCCATCATGGCTCACTACAACCACTGGCAGGAAATCACCACCGACATCGCCGAAGAGGCCATTCGCCGCCTGCGCGCCACCGGTGCCGAAATCCGTGCCCAGGGTCCGCTGATCAAACATGTCAACGACAACGCCGACGATTGGGCGAAGCTGTGGAACAAGGAAGTGCAGCTGGGCATCATCCCCTACTACATGTTTGTAGAGCGCGATACCGGTGCCAAGAATTACTTCGAAGTGCCCCTGGTAGAAGCATTCCATATCTACCGCGAGGCCATGAAGCAGGTATCCGGGCTCGCGCGTACCGCCCGCGGCCCGTCAATGAGCGCCGGCCCCGGCAAGGTAGAGGTACAGGGCATCACCGAGATCAACGGTGAAAAGGTGTTCGTGCTCCGGTTTATCCAGGCCCGTAACCCGGACTGGGTACAGCGCCCGTTCTTTGCCAAATACAGCGAAACAGCCACCTGGCTGCATGAACTGGAACCAGCCCTCGGGGAGGAGAAGTTCTTCTTTGAGGATGAGTTTGAGGAAATGAAAAAAGGGAACAACTAA